The Lachnospiraceae bacterium KM106-2 nucleotide sequence TAATTAATTCTTTTAATTGCATTACCACATATTCTTCAGCCTCTTTCGAGTAATCATGAGGAATATCGATATAGTAATCTTCTACTTTGTACTTATCGCATACATAGCGGAAGGTGTTAATATTTCCATCACAGATCATGGATGTCGTTACTGCAAAACTAGCTTTTGGTAAGACTCCGGAATCCATGGCACCGATGAAGTTCTTATGATAAGAACACAAGGTAGATGCAATTCCATTATTCTCTGCGGTATCAATAAAATAATCTTCACATTGAAATCCCGAAAAGAATGAAGATAAACATTCCAGTGAAATTGGATTCAGACCAAAACACTGCAGGATCTCAACGGGTGCAAAAATATTAACCCATACTGAATTCTCCGGTTCTTTCAGTGCCTTCAACGTATTTTTTACGACAATATGATTCAACATTTTATAAGCTTTGCTTAATTTCTTATCAGGATGAAACTTTGTTCTAAGGCTCTCGTAATCTAGCCCTACTTTCATCATGGATAGCGCCTTATCAGGCTTCTCATCAGAAACCTTCTTAATCTGTTCGCCATATTTTTTTATAATGTCCATCTTAAGACTTCCCATCATTTTAGATTTATTAACAATCAATAATTTTACCTTAATATGGTAATCTTGTCAATTTATGATGATATGGTTACTTTGCAAACCACGTCTCATTCTCAGTCTTAAAATAATGTGCATCAAACTCGGTCACCTTATAATCCTGTATCCCATTTTGATGAAATGGCTCTTGTTCCAAGTAGGATTCCAGTTCTTCCCTAGACTCTGCTTTCATGATAAAAATACCACCGCTCATGTCCTTTTTTAGACCAGATAATAAGATCCTACCATCCTCCATTCTCTTTCCGGTATAGGCCATATGCTCTTTCATAATCTCATCCGTCATTTTCTCCTGATTTTTTAAACTTCCTTCAACTACATAATATTTCATCTGATCTGTTCCTCCAGTCAATCATTCAATCCTCTATATTATTGCCTTACTACCTCTTTATAATCTCTTTCGGAACGGTTAACTCTTTCTTCGTAAAATAAAGTTCTTGCATCTCATTAAAATTCTCATCCACATGACTCGTGAGCTCTGCCACTTTATCTAATAACTGAATCTCCTCTTTCGTTATCTCTTCATCTGATGCAGATACAAGATACCAAGGATTCCAGCTCAACCCTTTACAAATGCGCACCAGATATGGCACAGTCTCTACTTTGTTTAGTGCCCCTAGATCTCGCAATAACTGACCTCTTACGAACCAAAGTCCATGCAAGGAGGTAATCCCCCATTCTGGTCTAATATCACAGCCGATGCCAAACTTCATAGGATCCTCTTTTCCTGAGCGACATAACTTCCATGCCTCTCCCGCCGAGATAAATTCTCCATTCTTAAGATCCCGTGGATTAAACTTCTTAATCTGAGCGACCTTATCTGGATCGTCGTTCGCCTCTAACCCCCAGTGCATCACCGTACTCTGTTGAAAGGGATCGAGCTGACAGTCATTTCGAATCCAGCGCATTCCATTCCAGTACTCGCAGATCCAATGGTCTTCATAACCGCCATCCCATCCAAAATAAGTGGCAAACCCACACCGGCTTCTTGCCGGAATTCCTTTTGCTCTTAAGAAGGCACAGAACAAAGTGGAAAACTCTCTACAACAGGCGATCACACGGTCTTTGGGATGTCTTGGGATTGACAGATCACTGCTATCTATTTCTAATACCTTGTCCAATAAATCCTGCATATAAGCCGTCTCTTGTGTATACTCATGTCCCTGCTCATATGGAATATTATAATTACCAAACCAAGAATCATGCACGATAAGCCCTTGCACAACCTGACCGATCACTTCCGGGTCATCTGGAAGCCAATTAATAAAAGACTGATATTTCTCTAAATTTGTAATCTTACCTGGCCTACTATAATAATCATAGATCTCTTTTCTCATATCTAATTCCCCCTTCTACTTGATCGGTATTAACAACTTAAATCTATGTACATCCGGATCTCTAAAGTTATCTTCATATACTTCAAGATCATCATACTCATCAATCTCATAGGAAAGACTCTTTGCATACAAAGACGCACTGGTATAGGCATCTGGTGTACTAATACGATCGGGGACCGAAGCCTCAAAGAATTTCTGCGAACGGATATTACGTATCGTCATCCCCTCTGGTACGTTCTTTACTTTCTCCACCTTTACTGCTGCCATATAGACAAAACTTTCTTCGCTGCAATCTTCACTTTCACAAATACCATAAAGTATGGTCGGTTTGCTGATCTGCTCAATCTCCTTTACTCTACCTAAGAAATCGCTCCACAATCTTCCGATGGATCCATCGGCATCCCACTGCTTTGCTCTGCACTCCATTCCGACTACCTGAAAGCCTGACATTTGGAGTTCTTGAAATGACATCTGTTTTTCGTCTTTCTTCTCTTGCTGCCTCTGCCCTAGCTCGATTCTCTTTAATGGTGGTATTATGTAATCCTCCTGTCGATATTTACTCGGCGTCATCCCATATACCCTTGTAAACGCTCTCGTAAATACATCATGTGACTCGAATCCATACTGAAAAGCAATCTCTGCTATCGTCTGTTTTGTCTCTTTTAAGGTAATTGCTGCCTTTGACATCTTTCTTCTCATGAGGTATTCTCCAACTGTATCACCCGTAACCCTTTTAAATAGGCGATAAAACTGTGGCACGGAATACCCTGCCACTCCTGCAATCTCATAGAGACTGATATCTTGTTTTATGTTTTCTTCTATATAATCCAGCGCTTGCTGAAACTGATTATTTTTCATTCTAGGATCACCTCACTTCCTTATCATACCACGGTTATTAGGCTAATTCTCGATGATTATTATCAAGATTTATTCTGCTGCGAAAGTTTAGGAAATTAAAAAGAGGGTTATACTAACCCTCTTTTTAATTTCCTTTCAAGGTATGAGTCCAAACTCGTTCCCCAATGTAAGCACTCCAACAAATCCGATAAAGATCGCAAATAATTTACTTGTTTTACGAAAGACAACCGCCATAATAAGATACATAATTCCACTCAATACCGTAATCTCATGCCCTACATTACGCCCACCAAAGTGCTTTAGCATGAATAACATACTTAATATAGTGAAGATCAATGCATATAGCACAATAAATATCTGATCGAGTCTTGTCTGCTCACAAAACCTTTCCCTCACTGTTTTTTTCATACTGCCTCCTGTTATGTACTTATATTATCCCCATCTTATTCCATTATTTAGAGTTCGTCAATCACCTAGTGCCCAGGTGTATCTTTCACTCACTTGCACTAAAATACTTTGTAGAAAACATACTTTCCATCATCATAAACAAAAAGAGCATCTTCTCAAATAAAGATGCTCCCATCTGTGGACATTTACTATTATCACCCTAGACTTTTCTAGTAGAGATGTATGGAAAGCCACGTTCTCCATTCTTAATCAGAAGCCGGAAACCACGCTTTTCGGCTTCTGGACTGGTGCGAGCAAGTGGCGGATCTTACCACTTGCTCGTACAATTACTTAATTTTTTCTATTACCTGATCCAGACTCTCACATACCCAAGTAGTCATCTCAAGACTTTCTTTGGCAAGCGGCGTCAGATCTTCAATTCCGATCACTTTTGCTCCCGCTGCAAATCCTGCCTTAATCCCATGAGGGCTATCCTCCAAAATAATACAGTCTTTACAAGAAACGCCAAGTTTACTGGCTGCGGTAAGAAAAATCTCCGGGTCTGGCTTTCCTTTCGATACCTCATCACCGAACACAACTTCCGTAAAATAGTCAAAGACTCCAGCCATTTTAAGATACTTGGTCGCTAATTCTCTATGAGTAGAGGTTGCCACCGCACAAGGAATCTCTTTCTCCTTTAAATAAGATAATAGCTCCTTTAATCCCTTTTTAATTGGAACTCCATGTTCCTCAATCCATTCATTGACATAATCAGTTCTTACCTTTCTGGCAAGATCATAATCTACCTTTTCGCCATAGGTAGTTAGAAAGAGCTTTTTACTATAAGCCACATTCGTTCCACGGATATGATCGATCATCTCTTCCGTGATCGGATAATTTAGTTGTTTCGCTGCGGATAGCCATCCCTGCTTTGCGAGACGTTCCGTATCAAACATTAAACCATCCATATCAAATATTGCACCTTTGATCATCGTTTGCATCCTCTCTACACACATAGTATTTCCTCAATTCCAAGACAACTCTCACCTTCAAACTCCATCTTCATTACATAAGTCTGCTTTTTGATCGCTTGCTGATAATCCTCGTAGCCAAAAGTGGAATCAAAATATTCAACTACACTGCCAATTGGAACCGGATGAGTGCACACTAAGATTACTTTATCTTGATAGTCATTTACCATCATCTGAAGAGCATCGATCATTCTCTCTTGCACATCATGTAACGTTTCATTTTCAGTCAGAGCAGCCTCCTGTAATTCGTCTAAAACATAAGCTGGAACCTTTTGTTCCATAGCAAACGGGCGAATGCTCCGAACAACTTCTCCTTCTGGTGCTGAGAATAATACATCAATTTCTTTTCCTTCAAAAAATTGCTTCCATAAACCCATATTGTTTGCTGTATTCTTCATAAAATATACGGTTGTCATACTGTTACTCCAATTCTTTATCCAATAATCTAATTGATTGCATTATACAATGTTTTTGAAAGAAAAGATAGGCTATCACCTTACTTACTGGAAGGAAATGATGAGACATCCCTCTCGGTATTTCGCTCCGTGAATCTCCTTATTCTTAAAATCATCTGAGAGCATAAATTTGCGGTGTTCGTTCTGAATTGTCAGATGAAGTTCTTCTCCCTTTTGATAGAGGTCCATATCCTCAATACGCTGAAATGGAACATGAAGAATAAACTGTCTGCAGTCATCTTCTGCCTTTTCTTCAAAGATTTTCTCTGTAACAAAGATCTGCTCTGGCCTCTCATCTTGATATAATAGGTCTGCCACCTCTAATAATTGAGTCACTCCTCGTAATTCTGTCTTTCTTAACTCCAAAGAAAAGATCGGTACTTTATAGAAGCTCGCCTGAATGTCTGCTAAAGCCTTCTTCTGATTTTCTGCCCACTTCTTAAAATACCCCTTCATCGATTGTTCCGGATATATTTTATTCACAATGATCGCATCCACATTGTAGTCAAACAAATGTAAATAAGCGTAATTCCTCTTTGCCTCCTGAATTACAATCTTCTCTGGCGTCGTAACGATACGAAGACTGACCACATCCTTTTTCATCATGAGTTCCTTTAACGCTCTTAACTTATCACATAGACCTTCAATCTCACTAAAAACATCCTCCTTAGGCATCGGGATCTTTGTCACCTTTTCTACAGCCGGTCCGGCAATCTTTACTGCCTTTCTCTTAAATGGAATGATCTGATTCACCCAGTCGCCAAACATCTCTGGGTACTTTAATAAGCTTAGCGTCTCACCGGTTGGAGCACAGTCAACGACCAGAACATCATATTCATTCTGATCATAGATTTCTTTGATACGAAGGAGCGAACAAAGTTCCTCAAATCCAGGAAATACAAGCAGTTCTTCTACTTCAATACTTTCCCCGCTCTTAAGTGTTAATAGCCTCTTCATATAATCTTTTAAATTTCCCCATACCCGTTCGCATTCTTCCATGGCACTGATCTCCAGGGCATCCAGATTCTCCATGACATGCTGTGGCTGATTATTCAGAGTCATCTCGAAGGAATCCCCCAGACTATGAGCCTGGTCCGTGCTCATGATCAATACTTTTCTTCCGCTATTTGCAATCTTACAAGCCGTGGCTGCTGCAACACTTGTCTTTCCGACTCCACCTTTTCCAGTATATAAAATAATCCTCATCATAATCCCTCCCCCTAATCTATCGTTACCTTATGTGCCTTCTTTGTATTTTCCGTTTCCTTTTTCGTACTCGACTGAGTCCATTCGTCCATTACACACTCTTTTACTACTTCGATTAATTCCTGTTCCATTTGATCCATCTTTTCTACCACTGGTTTTGGCATTACCGAGCGAAGCGCTTCACACTCCAGCTTCTTAGCTTCAATCATCTTGACCATAAATTCTTTATTCATAAGATCGCCTCCTTACGCTAATTCAAATGTTACAACTAATTTACCATCTTCTAATTTTGCCTTTGCCACCTCATAGCCACGCAAGGTATCTGGAAGTGGAATACTTCGCTTGTAATTACCTATCTTTACGATAAGATCCTGCTTTGCCTCATGAAGATCAACCTCTTTCTTATCCGCAAATGGAATTTGGATCGTTAGAAGATAATTCTTTCCGTCCATGGTGTAACAATCTCCTCCGCTTACGCACTTCACATCTAACACGGAGTCGTCCTTCATAATATCTGTAACTAATCGATCAATGGACTCCATTCCATTAATATCCGTCTCGTACCATTTAATCTTTATTATCGGAATGTTAAGAAAGACCTGTTCTAATTCATTCATGTAATCATTTTGGATCTGAAACCATTCTTCAAAAAAAGTCTCATTTGCTTCCTGCGGTAACACCCGGTTAATAAATAATCCATCTACTTGAAACCCATACAAATTCAGGTACATATAACTTCTCTTTGTCTCCTCAACCACCATTTTCTCCGGCATTGTTACAAGACGAATGGTTGTGATCGTATGATCCTTTAATAACTGTTGTAGTCTGCTAAGTTCAAAATATAGTCTTTCAATATCATTCATTGCCGCCTTATTGGGGAGTTCTACTTGAAATAACTTTTTACCCACAGGGCGAAGCATCCTGACTGCCACTTTTCCGATTGGGAATAACTTCTCCATATACCAAGATAATAACTCAGGAAACTTAAGTAAGGATAAGGTCTCTCCCGTTGGTGCACAATCTACGATGATCGTATCATAGACTTCTGATTCATAGATCTGCTTGATCTTTAGTAAAGCAAATAGTTCCTCCGTTCCCGGAAACATCATCTTACCCCATCCATCATTTTCTTTCTCTCCGCCTGATTCCATGCTAGGAAGCATTTTTTCAAATGCCTGCATCATCTCCCCGAAGTCATGTTCCATCTCATAATCTGGATCAACTTCTAGTGCATCTAAATGATCAGCTACCTTTACAATCTCTCGACCAATTGGTCTTTCAAATAAATCCCCTAAATTATGTGCCATATCCGCACTGACTAAAATGGTCTTATTTCCTAATAAAGCTGACTTTCTTGCATGTGCTGCTGCCACACTTGTCTTCCCGACTCCGCCTTTACCTGTAAAAACAATAATTCTTCCCATATAAATCCACCCTTTCTTAATTACTTCGTTTGTCGAATACTTCGTTTCTCGAAGTATTTATGTAAAAAAATATGTACTAGTGTTCTTGATCGTCATAAACAGCTCTCTAATTATGACGATCAAGCGTTATTCAATTGTAATCTTCTTAACTTTCTTTTCTGATGCCTGTGATTTTGACTTATCTTCTCTAAGTACCTGAAATGTGGTATCTATGATATGAAAGAGTACTCTGATCTCTTCTTCCGATAACGTTTCAATAACTCGATTTAGATAGGACTGTAATAACTCTACTTGTTCTTTTACAAAAGACTGACCATCCTTTGTCATTACTGCCACTACAATTCGTTTATCATTATCATCTCGTCTTCTCTCGATCATCTTACGTTTTTCAAGACGTCCAACGATACCGGTAACCGTATTTAAAGGAACTGATAAGTATTCCGCTATTTCTGTCATATTCACTTTCTGATTCTTATAGATCAAAAGTAAAGTAAACGCTTCATTTTTGGAGTAATCCATAAAAGTCTGATTCCACTGTTCTGGAAAAAAGAGAAATTTACTTTGATCTAGAAACTGAAATAGCAATTCTTCCATTGATACTTTGATATGATCCATTTTAATCCCCATTCAATTGCTTCGTCTTTCGAAGTATATTTTTATTCTATGCTCGAAGTATTATTTTGTCAACACCTTTTTTAACATTTATTGGGTTGCATACATTGCTTCTTTGGGATTGTATCGATTGGGTGCTCGTAATGTTCTAACTAATGCCTTACTCTGCTTATCTGTCAGTTCATCCGGGCTGATCCCATAATAATAGTTGGATGCTTCCTTAATTCCATAACATCCATTTCCAAAATACACAATATTGCAATAAAGCTCTAAGATCTCATCTTTGGTCAACGTTTGTTCTAATCGCTTTGCCACAAATACTTCTGCTACTTTTCGTTCTAATCGCTTATCAAAAGGGAAACACATATTCTTTGCCAACTGCTGCGTAATGGTGCTTCCTCCCTCTACGAAGGCTCCCGCTTTAATATCATTATAAAGTGCTCGCATCAGAGCTAGCGGATCCACTCCATGATGATCATAAAAACGCTGATCCTCCGTTTGAACTAATGCCTTTTGATACTCTGGTGCTATGTTATCTATTGTTACATAATTGCTATCTTGCTTATATTCCCAAATTCGATTGGTAAGACTCTTCTCATCCATTGCCTCCTGATACATTTCATACCCCTTCCCGATGACGGGGAATGATGCGGTGAACGTTAAAAGGAACAGTAACACGATGATCATGGTCAATCGTTTTAATATCTTTTTCATATTATGTGCCTCCTTTACTACCTCTGTTATTACTAGTATAAGAAAACACATGAAATGTTTGAATTGCTTTACCTTACACTTACCTTACAATTTTGAAAGGTAGCTGATATCCTCTTATTTCAAAGCGGCATATATTCGATTACTATCTAGATATCTTCCTTTCTCAGAATCTCCCATAACCGCACTGATATATAGTTTGTTGTTGATATAGGCAGCCGATACCAGACATTTTCCTGCGGATGCTGAACTTCCTGTCTTAAGACCAATGACCTCACTGTTATAGTATTCACTCTCTTTACTTAGTAATTCATTGGTATTGTTCCAAGTGACATCCGTACCATCCACAAAACATTCTCGAATTCGATCCTTACTTACAATCTCCTTTAATAGACCATCGCTATAACTGGATTTTAACAATGTACTGGCAATGATACAAAGATCCTCTGCTGTTGAATATTGACCCTCCTCGTCATACCCATCTGGGCTGATAAAATAAGAGTGGGTGGCACCTAGCCTCTTTGACTCCTCGTTCATTTGCTCTACAAATACTTGAATCGCCTGTCTACAATCCAAGTCTCTCCCACCAATTCGCCTTCCTGTATGCACTGCCAAGGTATAAGCCGCATCGTTTCCTGATGGAAGAAGCATCCCCTCTAACAGCTGCTTTACGGTTAATATATTATTTCTATGAATTCCTGCTCTTGATGCATCCTTCGCAACTAATGCGATCTCATCACCTACTGTGATCTTTTCATCTGGAGACAAATACTTGGCTACCGTTAATGCAGTCAACATCTTAGCCGTACTTGCAGGCGCAATGGCTTGAGATGACCTCTCCTGATAGCAAAACACCTGATCTTCTACATCATAGATTGCTACATTTCTAGCTTTTAACGATAATTGTAACTTTCTCGTAAGCTTCTTCTTTACACTCTTATTTGCTACAGAAAGCACTGGTTTCTCATCCGCAACTACCATCTGTCTTCTTACAGAAAAACCATTTAGGATCGTTGCTACGATCAGTAACATCATCATCCATACGACAGGGTTGCCATCCCGCATCATTTTTCTTCCTGTCGCTTTCTTTTGTACTCCGCTCACATCCGCTAACACCGGTACCACCTTACGTACCATTCGATAACAGCCATAGCCAACTATTGTCCCTGCTGTATTTAGAATTACATCATCAATATCGGTCCCTCTTGCTAAAAATAACTGGATCAATTCTATTATGACGGATAGACAAAATCCGATCATACAAGCTCTAATTCCATTCTCATATCGCTTTGAGATGGCGGGGAGCAAGAATCCGATCGGAATAAACATGATAATGTTTCCCACAAAGTTTAACGGATTATCCTGAACACTCTGTAAAACCTTTCCTGGCAGTAAATTGATTGCTGACTTAGTGATTTCTAAATGGAATCCGTAAACTGGTGATATGGTAACGGAAAATAAAATACTTAAATAAATCGTTAAAAGCAAGAATGAAAGCTTAGATAAATAGGTCATTCGCTCTTTTTTATGGGTTAAATATAGCTCATATCCTAACAAGAATAATAGGAACACACCCAAACCCAATAATAGATAGCTTCCATTCTGACTTGCATAATTAATAACATCGTTGATCATCATTGATTCCTCTCTTTTTCTTATACTAGACATACCATAGCATAATGAAAGGTGCCTTTTTGAATCTTGGCTTCTATACTCAGATCATTGCTTTTATTTTTTATATTCAATTACGTTTAGGCAAAATTAGCTTCGTTCAGGCCGAAGGATTAGTAATGTCTGCCCATATACATTCTCCTTGAAGTAAGAATTCCAGATTAGGTTCTTATTCTTTTTGATCAGCTTGTCAACGATCACAAGCCCATTGCCGCGTCCTAACCCCTTCTGACTTACTCCAATTCGAATCCATTGTTCTTTTACGGATTCTCTAACCGGATTCTTTACGCTGATACCAACTTGCCCATTCTTTTCATGGACACTAATATGTACAAATCCTCTTTCTCCAACCTTAAGGCTTTCTTCCATGGCATTATCGATAAAAATACCTAGGATTCGTGTTATCACAGATACATCCGCTAAATAACCTAAGACCGAATTATCACTCTGTGTCTCTAACTGAATCGCAATCTTAGAATCCATTCCTTGCATCAATTTGTAGTACAGGAATGCTCGAATTGGCTCATTATTAATATTCTGCAGACTCACATAAACATCATTCATTCGTATCTCATTTTGAGCATAAGGAGCGATCTTTTCATAGTAATAATTCTGCATTTCCTGATCATTACTTCTCGCCACATACTCTCCCATCGTAAGAAAGATATTTTTCAAATCATGCTTCATTTCCCGGATGGCGATCATATTCTTCTTCACATCTTCATTATATAACTTTAAGTTCTCCTGTTCCGTTTCCTTAAACTCCAGATGTTCCTTTAACCGTATTGTCTTTGCCAATAGAACAAGATAGAAGATCTGTGTTCCAATAAAGAATAACAACAGCATAATGGACATTAGAGAAATGACACGATCCGTTTGATATCCATCAATATATTCAAACTCACTCATGATCTCTATGATAAAAAGTAAAATACATAGTAAATAGGGAATTAAGAGCAAGTATTGATTTATCTCCTTGTATTTGTTGCTAAATTCATTCAGTCGCTCAAAATAAAATCGAAAGATCCTCTT carries:
- a CDS encoding arsenical pump-driving ATPase, with product MGRIIVFTGKGGVGKTSVAAAHARKSALLGNKTILVSADMAHNLGDLFERPIGREIVKVADHLDALEVDPDYEMEHDFGEMMQAFEKMLPSMESGGEKENDGWGKMMFPGTEELFALLKIKQIYESEVYDTIIVDCAPTGETLSLLKFPELLSWYMEKLFPIGKVAVRMLRPVGKKLFQVELPNKAAMNDIERLYFELSRLQQLLKDHTITTIRLVTMPEKMVVEETKRSYMYLNLYGFQVDGLFINRVLPQEANETFFEEWFQIQNDYMNELEQVFLNIPIIKIKWYETDINGMESIDRLVTDIMKDDSVLDVKCVSGGDCYTMDGKNYLLTIQIPFADKKEVDLHEAKQDLIVKIGNYKRSIPLPDTLRGYEVAKAKLEDGKLVVTFELA
- a CDS encoding arsenical pump-driving ATPase, whose product is MMRIILYTGKGGVGKTSVAAATACKIANSGRKVLIMSTDQAHSLGDSFEMTLNNQPQHVMENLDALEISAMEECERVWGNLKDYMKRLLTLKSGESIEVEELLVFPGFEELCSLLRIKEIYDQNEYDVLVVDCAPTGETLSLLKYPEMFGDWVNQIIPFKRKAVKIAGPAVEKVTKIPMPKEDVFSEIEGLCDKLRALKELMMKKDVVSLRIVTTPEKIVIQEAKRNYAYLHLFDYNVDAIIVNKIYPEQSMKGYFKKWAENQKKALADIQASFYKVPIFSLELRKTELRGVTQLLEVADLLYQDERPEQIFVTEKIFEEKAEDDCRQFILHVPFQRIEDMDLYQKGEELHLTIQNEHRKFMLSDDFKNKEIHGAKYREGCLIISFQ
- a CDS encoding phosphoglycerate mutase family 2; protein product: MTTVYFMKNTANNMGLWKQFFEGKEIDVLFSAPEGEVVRSIRPFAMEQKVPAYVLDELQEAALTENETLHDVQERMIDALQMMVNDYQDKVILVCTHPVPIGSVVEYFDSTFGYEDYQQAIKKQTYVMKMEFEGESCLGIEEILCV
- a CDS encoding transglutaminase-like enzyme encodes the protein MRKEIYDYYSRPGKITNLEKYQSFINWLPDDPEVIGQVVQGLIVHDSWFGNYNIPYEQGHEYTQETAYMQDLLDKVLEIDSSDLSIPRHPKDRVIACCREFSTLFCAFLRAKGIPARSRCGFATYFGWDGGYEDHWICEYWNGMRWIRNDCQLDPFQQSTVMHWGLEANDDPDKVAQIKKFNPRDLKNGEFISAGEAWKLCRSGKEDPMKFGIGCDIRPEWGITSLHGLWFVRGQLLRDLGALNKVETVPYLVRICKGLSWNPWYLVSASDEEITKEEIQLLDKVAELTSHVDENFNEMQELYFTKKELTVPKEIIKR
- a CDS encoding transcriptional regulator, MarR family; the protein is MGIKMDHIKVSMEELLFQFLDQSKFLFFPEQWNQTFMDYSKNEAFTLLLIYKNQKVNMTEIAEYLSVPLNTVTGIVGRLEKRKMIERRRDDNDKRIVVAVMTKDGQSFVKEQVELLQSYLNRVIETLSEEEIRVLFHIIDTTFQVLREDKSKSQASEKKVKKITIE
- a CDS encoding D-alanyl-D-alanine carboxypeptidase, coding for MMINDVINYASQNGSYLLLGLGVFLLFLLGYELYLTHKKERMTYLSKLSFLLLTIYLSILFSVTISPVYGFHLEITKSAINLLPGKVLQSVQDNPLNFVGNIIMFIPIGFLLPAISKRYENGIRACMIGFCLSVIIELIQLFLARGTDIDDVILNTAGTIVGYGCYRMVRKVVPVLADVSGVQKKATGRKMMRDGNPVVWMMMLLIVATILNGFSVRRQMVVADEKPVLSVANKSVKKKLTRKLQLSLKARNVAIYDVEDQVFCYQERSSQAIAPASTAKMLTALTVAKYLSPDEKITVGDEIALVAKDASRAGIHRNNILTVKQLLEGMLLPSGNDAAYTLAVHTGRRIGGRDLDCRQAIQVFVEQMNEESKRLGATHSYFISPDGYDEEGQYSTAEDLCIIASTLLKSSYSDGLLKEIVSKDRIRECFVDGTDVTWNNTNELLSKESEYYNSEVIGLKTGSSASAGKCLVSAAYINNKLYISAVMGDSEKGRYLDSNRIYAALK
- a CDS encoding pseudouridine-5' phosphatase; this translates as MIKGAIFDMDGLMFDTERLAKQGWLSAAKQLNYPITEEMIDHIRGTNVAYSKKLFLTTYGEKVDYDLARKVRTDYVNEWIEEHGVPIKKGLKELLSYLKEKEIPCAVATSTHRELATKYLKMAGVFDYFTEVVFGDEVSKGKPDPEIFLTAASKLGVSCKDCIILEDSPHGIKAGFAAGAKVIGIEDLTPLAKESLEMTTWVCESLDQVIEKIK
- a CDS encoding multimodular transpeptidase-transglycosylase, which produces MKKILKRLTMIIVLLFLLTFTASFPVIGKGYEMYQEAMDEKSLTNRIWEYKQDSNYVTIDNIAPEYQKALVQTEDQRFYDHHGVDPLALMRALYNDIKAGAFVEGGSTITQQLAKNMCFPFDKRLERKVAEVFVAKRLEQTLTKDEILELYCNIVYFGNGCYGIKEASNYYYGISPDELTDKQSKALVRTLRAPNRYNPKEAMYATQ
- a CDS encoding transcriptional regulator, AraC family — protein: MKNNQFQQALDYIEENIKQDISLYEIAGVAGYSVPQFYRLFKRVTGDTVGEYLMRRKMSKAAITLKETKQTIAEIAFQYGFESHDVFTRAFTRVYGMTPSKYRQEDYIIPPLKRIELGQRQQEKKDEKQMSFQELQMSGFQVVGMECRAKQWDADGSIGRLWSDFLGRVKEIEQISKPTILYGICESEDCSEESFVYMAAVKVEKVKNVPEGMTIRNIRSQKFFEASVPDRISTPDAYTSASLYAKSLSYEIDEYDDLEVYEDNFRDPDVHRFKLLIPIK
- a CDS encoding histidine kinase → MSIIVDFFFKPLVLSVCMTAIYLVWSIVWKKIDLHHLENVATMLFCIMAAYMLILFVNSDYVLRTWGVIYTLKILIPLLAVWMVHYIGMRISDYLMVSVFLVVLNRLLLSNSIIFLAGWMLLCVVTTRRMGKLHNYTVQVLLSFVSYAFTYFLYEFLLNQNIIEYYYEYSKAHQLSRFGKGLFLLLVSLFLLLILGGVMLLMKRIFRFYFERLNEFSNKYKEINQYLLLIPYLLCILLFIIEIMSEFEYIDGYQTDRVISLMSIMLLLFFIGTQIFYLVLLAKTIRLKEHLEFKETEQENLKLYNEDVKKNMIAIREMKHDLKNIFLTMGEYVARSNDQEMQNYYYEKIAPYAQNEIRMNDVYVSLQNINNEPIRAFLYYKLMQGMDSKIAIQLETQSDNSVLGYLADVSVITRILGIFIDNAMEESLKVGERGFVHISVHEKNGQVGISVKNPVRESVKEQWIRIGVSQKGLGRGNGLVIVDKLIKKNKNLIWNSYFKENVYGQTLLILRPERS